The following coding sequences lie in one Enterococcus sp. 9E7_DIV0242 genomic window:
- a CDS encoding Ig-like domain-containing protein produces the protein MKKKNWLFGMALLTFMACQSGEQIFAEESEILVEGIVEEVGSNDIKVVSEHALGVSDSSDFSVEQVRKIQDYQKKYREIRNNEVVDEKFDIAPIIGPDQYTTGTFKPSTLENATAYINLLRESTGMPPVSISQSRVSIAQHGAVGLASLRVIDHYIETNYTKPEGMTEQFWQEASKGARSSNLVRSVRSPIHGDLIPTLNDFSDMYMFDYGSNNQTVGHRRIILNPLYKTIGFGFAQLEVPEKREVEYTGTLYAQRDSGNTVSDDSITTWPTETIFPVQNMRRYNNTLRWSVSFNSIGYDFDQKNLKVTLTNNKSGQEWNFSNEQKDGEFTISTNNWGYDTVVFAPNGINYAEGDEYTVRVEGLIGKVSSYEYTTKLYDLNKEYKIPMEDFNFDENFIKMQLGEERKVTVSYAPDDAEYTGKLVWKSSNANLVSVSQDGILKAKSANGQSVPITVTSEDGKIRKTIKVSVATVQLGATKESAQEIEPGFVAANGQSSQIYVNQTGWVKFKANESAMYGLVGGIFGTNVVNQKSEINFHNGWENRSLGYSSLQRKTSSSGTASSNLPVYYAAGDYVYLKLSTSIDGEPFYFSLTRDTNNAQPIYTKK, from the coding sequence ATGAAAAAGAAAAATTGGTTATTTGGTATGGCTTTGCTGACTTTTATGGCTTGTCAAAGTGGAGAACAGATATTTGCTGAGGAATCTGAAATCCTGGTCGAAGGTATAGTTGAAGAGGTTGGAAGCAACGATATAAAAGTAGTTTCAGAACATGCGTTAGGTGTGTCTGATAGTTCAGATTTTTCTGTTGAGCAAGTAAGGAAAATCCAAGACTATCAGAAAAAGTATAGGGAAATACGTAATAATGAAGTTGTCGATGAAAAGTTTGATATTGCTCCGATTATTGGTCCTGATCAATACACAACAGGAACGTTTAAACCATCAACATTAGAAAATGCAACTGCTTATATTAATTTACTAAGAGAAAGTACAGGGATGCCTCCAGTTTCAATATCACAGTCAAGAGTAAGCATCGCGCAACACGGAGCAGTTGGACTTGCCTCACTCCGAGTGATCGACCACTATATTGAAACGAATTACACAAAACCAGAAGGGATGACGGAGCAGTTTTGGCAAGAGGCTTCGAAGGGAGCACGGTCTAGCAATCTGGTCCGGAGTGTTCGTAGTCCAATTCATGGGGATTTAATTCCAACACTAAATGATTTTAGTGATATGTACATGTTTGATTATGGAAGTAATAACCAAACTGTCGGTCACAGGAGAATCATCCTAAATCCGTTATACAAAACAATCGGTTTTGGTTTTGCTCAACTGGAAGTCCCTGAAAAAAGAGAAGTGGAATATACAGGTACTCTTTATGCTCAAAGAGATAGTGGAAATACGGTATCAGATGATTCCATTACAACATGGCCAACCGAAACGATTTTTCCTGTACAAAATATGAGAAGATATAACAATACCCTTCGTTGGTCCGTAAGTTTCAATTCTATTGGATATGATTTTGATCAGAAGAATTTGAAGGTTACATTAACAAATAATAAAAGTGGACAGGAATGGAACTTTTCAAATGAACAAAAAGATGGCGAGTTTACTATTTCCACGAATAATTGGGGGTATGATACCGTTGTTTTTGCTCCGAATGGGATTAACTATGCTGAAGGTGATGAATATACGGTTAGAGTGGAAGGCTTAATCGGAAAGGTTAGTTCCTATGAATATACGACCAAGCTTTATGATTTAAATAAAGAATATAAAATCCCAATGGAAGATTTCAATTTTGATGAAAATTTCATTAAGATGCAACTAGGAGAGGAACGAAAAGTAACTGTGAGCTATGCACCAGATGATGCAGAATACACTGGGAAATTAGTTTGGAAAAGTTCTAATGCTAATTTAGTCAGTGTATCTCAAGATGGGATTCTTAAGGCAAAATCGGCTAATGGGCAAAGTGTCCCTATTACAGTTACAAGCGAGGATGGAAAGATAAGAAAAACCATCAAAGTTTCTGTTGCGACGGTTCAACTAGGAGCGACAAAAGAGAGTGCCCAGGAAATAGAGCCTGGTTTTGTAGCTGCTAATGGCCAATCTTCTCAAATTTATGTTAATCAAACAGGGTGGGTAAAATTCAAAGCAAATGAATCTGCGATGTATGGATTGGTAGGTGGAATTTTTGGAACCAACGTGGTCAATCAAAAATCAGAAATAAATTTCCATAATGGTTGGGAGAACCGTTCTTTGGGGTATAGTTCATTACAAAGAAAAACTTCAAGTTCAGGAACGGCATCATCCAATCTTCCTGTCTATTATGCTGCTGGAGACTATGTCTATCTGAAGCTTTCTACGAGTATAGATGGTGAACCATTCTATTTTAGTTTAACAAGAGATACAAACAATGCTCAACCTATTTATACAAAAAAGTAA
- a CDS encoding glycoside hydrolase family 1 protein produces the protein MTTYKFPKGFWWGSAASGPQTEGRIAGDGKGDSIWDYWYEQASDKFFDQVGPEKTSQVYTKYKEDIQLMKETGHNSFRTSIQWSRLIPNGTGEVNQKAVDFYNDYIDSLIEAGIEPFMNLYHFDMPMPLQEQGGWLNRKTVDAYVAFAKICFDLFGDRIKKWFTHNEPIVPVEGGYLYQFHYPEEINMKHAVQVGYHEVLSNALAVKAYHELNLDGEIGIILNLTPSYPRDENNPADVKAAAIADAFFNRSFLDPAVKGEFPAELVEIVKELDMVPAIEEGDLALIKENTIDLLGINYYQPRRIKAKESAIDHTHGPMPDDYFDNYDMPGKKMNPYRGWEIYEKGIYDILTNVRENYGNIPCYVSENGMGVEGEERYRNAEGAIEDDYRIEFVKDHLRYVHQALEEGSGCLGYHMWTCMDNWSWTNAYKNRYGFIGVDLDQDGKRTIKKSGHWFKAVSENNGFDD, from the coding sequence ATGACAACATACAAATTTCCAAAAGGGTTTTGGTGGGGGTCTGCCGCTAGTGGTCCTCAAACAGAAGGGCGTATCGCCGGAGATGGCAAAGGAGATAGTATTTGGGATTACTGGTACGAGCAAGCATCGGATAAGTTCTTTGATCAGGTTGGACCGGAAAAAACATCTCAAGTGTACACAAAATATAAAGAAGATATTCAACTAATGAAAGAAACAGGACATAACAGCTTTAGAACATCGATTCAATGGAGTCGCTTGATTCCTAATGGAACCGGAGAAGTGAATCAAAAGGCCGTGGATTTTTATAACGACTATATCGATAGCCTCATTGAAGCGGGAATCGAACCATTCATGAATCTTTATCATTTTGATATGCCAATGCCTCTTCAAGAGCAAGGGGGCTGGTTAAACAGAAAAACAGTGGATGCCTATGTTGCATTTGCAAAAATCTGTTTTGACTTGTTTGGTGATCGTATCAAAAAATGGTTTACGCATAATGAACCAATCGTTCCAGTTGAAGGAGGGTACTTATATCAATTCCATTATCCAGAAGAAATCAACATGAAGCATGCGGTTCAAGTAGGGTATCATGAAGTGTTGTCTAACGCATTAGCAGTCAAAGCGTATCATGAGTTAAATCTTGATGGTGAAATAGGGATTATTTTAAACTTGACCCCAAGCTATCCACGAGATGAGAATAACCCGGCTGATGTGAAAGCTGCTGCAATTGCTGATGCTTTTTTCAACCGTTCATTCCTTGATCCTGCGGTTAAAGGTGAGTTTCCAGCAGAACTTGTGGAAATCGTGAAAGAACTGGACATGGTTCCTGCTATAGAAGAGGGTGACTTAGCACTTATCAAAGAAAACACGATCGACCTTTTAGGAATCAACTATTACCAACCGCGTCGAATCAAGGCGAAGGAATCTGCCATCGACCACACGCATGGTCCCATGCCGGATGATTATTTTGATAACTATGATATGCCAGGCAAGAAAATGAATCCTTATCGTGGATGGGAAATCTATGAGAAAGGGATTTATGATATCCTGACCAATGTACGAGAAAACTATGGCAATATTCCTTGTTATGTCTCTGAAAATGGGATGGGCGTTGAGGGGGAAGAACGCTATCGAAATGCGGAAGGCGCAATCGAAGATGATTACCGTATCGAGTTCGTGAAGGATCATTTGCGTTATGTACATCAAGCATTGGAAGAAGGTAGCGGATGTCTAGGCTATCACATGTGGACCTGCATGGATAACTGGTCATGGACCAACGCCTACAAAAATCGCTATGGCTTTATCGGTGTCGATCTTGATCAAGATGGCAAGCGAACAATCAAAAAATCCGGACACTGGTTCAAAGCGGTATCTGAAAATAATGGGTTTGACGATTAA
- the celB gene encoding PTS cellobiose transporter subunit IIC, which yields MNGFMDKLGEKIMPMANWLGQNRYLTVLRDAFMLSFPLTMFGSIVVVINNLPFFSDELKGNLGNLFGNGQNATMSIMTVFVTFGIGYYLSKSYDVEGIFGGAVSFASFLILTPFFMSTESGETVSGVLSLDRLGAKGMFIGMFAAFIAAEIYCRITKKGWQIKMPDGVPPAVTKSFAALIPAVITLTVFLFINAGMTGIFNTNLHDVVYEIIQKPLTGLGSSLPATLIALFFVQFLWFFGLHGQIIVNSVMDPIWNTLMLDNLEAYQAGKELPHIITKPFMETFTVGLGGSGMTLAVVLIMAFFLKKKQYRDVGRLALAPGLFNVNEPVIFGLPVVLNASIFIPWLLAPLVVTTLNYLVMAAGIVPAPTGVSVPWTVPIIASGVLATNSWLGGLLQVVDFLIVAAIWYPFLKIMDKQVDVDI from the coding sequence ATGAATGGCTTTATGGATAAGCTCGGTGAAAAGATTATGCCTATGGCTAATTGGCTGGGTCAAAATCGCTATTTAACTGTTTTAAGAGATGCATTTATGCTTTCATTTCCACTAACAATGTTCGGTTCTATCGTTGTGGTTATCAACAACTTGCCATTTTTCAGTGATGAGTTAAAAGGAAATTTGGGTAATCTATTTGGAAATGGTCAAAACGCAACAATGAGTATCATGACTGTCTTCGTTACTTTTGGTATTGGCTATTATTTATCTAAATCTTATGATGTAGAAGGGATTTTCGGCGGGGCAGTTTCCTTTGCCAGCTTCCTGATCTTAACACCTTTCTTCATGAGTACTGAAAGCGGCGAAACTGTAAGCGGTGTCTTAAGTCTTGATCGTTTGGGTGCCAAAGGAATGTTTATCGGTATGTTTGCCGCATTTATCGCAGCGGAGATTTACTGCCGCATCACAAAAAAAGGCTGGCAAATCAAAATGCCTGATGGCGTTCCCCCAGCAGTAACAAAATCCTTTGCAGCGTTGATTCCAGCAGTTATCACATTAACTGTCTTCCTGTTCATCAATGCAGGAATGACTGGTATCTTCAATACAAACCTGCATGATGTTGTTTATGAAATCATTCAAAAACCTTTGACAGGCCTAGGCAGCAGCTTACCTGCAACCTTGATTGCCTTGTTCTTTGTCCAATTCTTGTGGTTCTTTGGTCTTCACGGCCAAATCATTGTTAACTCAGTAATGGACCCAATTTGGAACACATTGATGCTCGATAATTTAGAAGCTTATCAAGCAGGAAAAGAATTACCACACATTATTACAAAACCATTTATGGAAACTTTCACGGTTGGCTTAGGTGGCTCCGGTATGACCTTGGCAGTTGTTCTGATCATGGCGTTCTTTCTTAAGAAGAAACAATATCGAGATGTCGGTCGTTTAGCTTTGGCACCTGGTTTGTTTAACGTTAATGAACCAGTCATCTTCGGTTTGCCGGTCGTACTGAACGCATCCATTTTCATTCCATGGCTATTAGCACCACTTGTTGTTACGACACTTAATTATTTAGTGATGGCTGCCGGAATTGTTCCTGCACCAACTGGGGTGTCTGTGCCATGGACAGTCCCAATCATCGCTAGCGGTGTGCTCGCAACAAACTCTTGGCTAGGTGGGCTTTTACAAGTTGTAGACTTCTTGATTGTAGCTGCAATCTGGTATCCATTCTTGAAAATCATGGATAAGCAAGTAGATGTTGATATCTAA
- a CDS encoding GntR family transcriptional regulator, which translates to MPKYEEIANILRERIKNKIYPVDSLLPNQTDLVEEFSVSRMTIKKAINILTMEGLVYSQRGAGTRILDHSFWEKDTSPANEYQGLSVQMAAANRKLSSKVILFEVEFPSKDVQERLLIPAEQPVYKIIRLRILEDKPYVLEHTFMPVNQAPGLTNDILLGSIYDFLRKTVGLQFAGAFRTIQAAKSDAYDQEYLNCGVNDPVLEVEQVVYLKNGKPLEYSRSRNRYDQRSYSVLDVKGI; encoded by the coding sequence ATGCCGAAATATGAAGAAATCGCAAATATCCTAAGAGAACGAATAAAAAATAAAATCTATCCTGTCGACAGCCTTCTGCCAAACCAAACAGACTTAGTAGAAGAGTTTTCTGTTAGCCGGATGACGATCAAAAAAGCGATAAATATCTTAACAATGGAAGGACTTGTCTATTCACAGCGCGGCGCCGGAACACGAATATTGGATCATTCCTTTTGGGAAAAAGATACATCGCCAGCGAATGAATATCAGGGACTTAGTGTTCAAATGGCCGCAGCCAACCGTAAATTATCTAGCAAAGTCATTTTATTTGAAGTAGAATTCCCCTCGAAGGACGTCCAAGAACGACTGTTGATCCCAGCAGAACAGCCTGTCTATAAGATCATTCGTTTGAGAATCCTAGAGGATAAACCTTACGTATTAGAGCATACCTTCATGCCTGTGAACCAGGCACCTGGTCTGACGAACGACATTCTCTTAGGCTCTATTTATGACTTTCTAAGAAAAACAGTTGGGCTTCAATTCGCTGGAGCTTTCCGGACTATTCAAGCCGCTAAAAGCGATGCCTACGACCAAGAGTATCTCAATTGTGGCGTCAATGATCCGGTACTCGAGGTGGAGCAGGTCGTCTATTTGAAAAATGGCAAACCTTTAGAATATTCCCGCAGCCGCAACCGCTACGACCAGCGTAGCTATTCTGTCTTAGATGTAAAAGGGATATGA
- a CDS encoding iron-containing alcohol dehydrogenase translates to MDNFRFYVPTDVRFGKDRLEEELTDVLDAYGKTVLLAYGGGSIKKNGLYDQITKLLEANGNTVVELSGIEPNPRTETVDRGVALCREHQVDVILAVGGGSTIDCAKVVAAGFYFDQSAWDLVLARRTFAGPALPLVTVLTLAATGSEMNSGAVISNLATNQKLGVGAASMIPKASFLDPQNTFTVPQYQTAAGSADILSHLFENYFKVTEGTDVQDGIAEGLMKTVIKNCPIALKTPDDYDARANLMWASSLALNGLTGGGKGGAWSCHPMEHELSAFYDITHGVGLAILTPRWMEYILSDTTVGKFQQFAHNVWGITETDPFTAAKKGIQATYDFFKACGIPMTLPEVGIDEEKLEIMAEQAVKHSTIEKAAYVPLTAADVTNIYQECLTESSFI, encoded by the coding sequence ATGGATAATTTTCGTTTTTATGTACCAACAGATGTGCGTTTTGGAAAAGACCGTTTGGAGGAAGAGCTGACAGATGTTTTAGATGCGTATGGTAAAACAGTGCTTTTGGCATATGGCGGCGGTAGTATCAAGAAAAATGGGTTGTATGATCAAATAACCAAACTATTAGAAGCAAATGGAAATACAGTAGTCGAGTTGAGTGGCATTGAACCGAATCCTCGAACGGAGACGGTAGATCGTGGTGTTGCCTTGTGTCGTGAGCATCAAGTGGATGTCATTTTGGCTGTTGGTGGTGGTTCGACAATTGACTGTGCGAAGGTAGTAGCTGCCGGCTTTTATTTTGACCAATCAGCATGGGACTTGGTATTGGCTCGTCGGACATTTGCTGGACCGGCTTTGCCATTGGTGACCGTTCTTACCTTGGCTGCGACAGGTAGCGAAATGAATAGTGGGGCAGTTATCAGCAACCTTGCTACGAATCAGAAGCTTGGTGTTGGTGCGGCCTCCATGATTCCAAAAGCGTCATTTTTAGATCCTCAAAATACATTTACTGTTCCTCAGTATCAAACAGCCGCTGGCTCAGCGGATATTTTGAGTCACCTGTTTGAAAACTATTTTAAAGTAACAGAAGGGACAGATGTTCAAGATGGTATTGCGGAAGGCCTGATGAAAACAGTAATCAAAAACTGTCCGATTGCCTTGAAAACACCGGATGATTATGATGCACGGGCTAACTTGATGTGGGCCAGCAGTTTAGCATTGAACGGCTTGACCGGGGGCGGTAAAGGTGGTGCTTGGTCTTGTCATCCGATGGAGCACGAGCTGAGTGCCTTTTACGACATCACACATGGTGTTGGGTTGGCGATTTTAACTCCACGTTGGATGGAGTATATTTTATCAGATACTACAGTTGGTAAATTCCAGCAATTTGCTCATAATGTTTGGGGCATAACAGAGACCGATCCATTTACTGCGGCTAAAAAAGGAATTCAAGCAACTTATGATTTCTTTAAGGCGTGCGGTATTCCAATGACTTTGCCGGAAGTCGGTATTGATGAAGAGAAATTAGAAATTATGGCAGAACAGGCAGTGAAGCACAGTACGATTGAAAAAGCAGCGTATGTGCCATTGACTGCTGCAGACGTGACAAACATCTATCAGGAGTGTTTAACTGAATCTTCTTTTATCTAA